The genomic region AGGTCGTGGCGCGGGGGATGCAGATTGCGCCCGAAGGATTACCGGGCGTGCGCAGCCCGATGCGGTTTTCCGGCGCGGAGTTGAGCCTTGACCGCCCTGCGCCCCGGTTGGGGCAGCATCAGGACGAGGTGCTGGGGAAGAACGGCTGACCGGCGGGCCGGAGTTTTCGAAAACTCCGGTTCGGAGCCTTTGAAGGCTCCGGCGCGATGTCTTTGAAGAAATCGCTTCAGAGGCCCAGTCGGGCCAACGCGGCATCCATCGCTGTCCAGTCCTTGATCTGCAGGCGGACAACCAGCGTCAGCACGCGCATGCGCCAATGGGGTGGCAGGCGGGCGGCGTCTTTCTCGGTCGTCACAAGTTGGGCGCCTGCTGCCATCGCCTCGGCTTCCAGCCGCTTCAGCAGGGTTTCGGACAGGGGGGCGTGGTCGGCCAAAGCCTCCCCCCGGACGAGATTTGCGCCAAGGTCGCGGAGGGTGGTGAAGAAACGGTTGGGATCGGCGATGCCGGCAAAGGCCAACAGGCGCTGGCCCTGCCAGTCCATTCCGGTTTGCAGGGGGTGAAGTTCCCCTGTCACCAGCGGCAGGGTGATGTGCCGCCCCCAAGTGTCGGCAAACTGCGCTTGCGCCCCCGGCCCGCCAATGGCCACCACCAGATCGGCGCGGGCCAGACCCACTTGCACCGGTTCGCGCAACGGGCCTGCCGGGATGCAGCGCCCGTTGCCAAAGCCGCGCGCGGCGTCGACGACGACAAGCCCTAGCGACGGCTTGACCGAGGGGTTCTGGAAGCCGTCGTCCAGCAGGACCACCTGTGCGCCTGCCGCTTCGGCGGCCTGCACACCTGCCGCACGATCCTTGGCCACCCAAGTGGGCGCGAAGGCGGACAGGAGGAGCGGTTCATCCCCGACTTCGGCTGCTTTGTGGTGGGTTTCGCGGACCTGAACCGGGCCGGCAAGGCTGCCGCCATAGCCGCGACTGACGATGTGCACCGCATGGCCGTGCGACAGCAGGCGTTCGGCAAGGGCCAGCGTCACCGGGGTTTTTCCAGCACCCCCGGCGACCAGATTCCCGACGCAGATCACCGGAATGCGCGGGGTGTAGCCGGGTTGGTGCAGTCGCCGGGCTGTGCCTGCTGCATATAGCCAGCCAAGGGGCGCCAGAAGCCGGGCGGCCACTGCGGGACTGTCTGGCTTGGTGAACCAGAAGCCCGGAGCCCGCGTCATGGCGCGGCGTCCATCATGGCGCGAATCTGGACCAGCAGGCGTTCGGTCACTTCGGCGCCATCACTGGCCACGGCCCATGCGGCCTGCGCAAGGCGGGCGGCACGGTCGGGGGCAAGGAGATCACCCAAGCTGTCGGCCAGATCATTGGCCGAAGCCACGGCGCGGGTGGCCCTTGCCGCGCCAAGGCGGCCGAAGATCGGGCCAAATTGCCCGGTGCGGGTGCCATGCAAGATGGCCGAACCGAGGGCTGCAGGCTCCATCGGGTTGCGGATGGGGCCGGTGCCAGAGAGGCTGCCGCCCAGAAAGGTCAGCGGGGACAGGCGGTACCACAGCCCGTATTCGGCGGGGTTGTCGGCGACGAACACCTCAACCGCGGCGTCGGGTTCCTCTTCGCGCATGCGCCGGGCGACCACCCAGCCTTCCTCATCCTCAAACCGTTTGGCGAGGGGTTCGGCATCGGCCGGGTCGGCGGGCATCACGATCAGCAACAGCCGGTGGGCCTGTTGCAGGCTCGCCCGTTGCGCGGCAATCACGGCGGCCACTTCCGAAGCGGGCAGGCCGGCGGCAAACCAGACCGGTCGGGCGGCGAGCAGGCGCGCGAGGGCGGCGCGTTCCGCCTCAAGACAGGGAAGGGCGGCGCTTTCATCTTCCATCCGGCCGGTGACGGCGACGGTGGACAGCGCGGCCCCGGCCTTGCGGAACGCGCGGGCCGAGGCTTCGTCAACGGCGCAGATCCGCGAAAACCGGGACAGGGCCGACCGCATCAGGCCCGGATACCAGGCATTCCGGTCGCGCGGAAAATGCGGGTTGCGGCCGTTGACCAGCAAAAGCGGAATCTGCCGTTGGGCGGCTTCGTGGACGACGGCGGGGTGAAGTTCGCCTTCGGCAAAGACCACGATGTCGGGACGCCAATGGTCCAGAAAGGCGCGGGCCTCGACCGGTGCATCGACGGGTGGCTGTTGGTGGATCACGCCTTCGCGGGGCGGCAGGTCGAGCGGGCAGGTCATCAGAACGGCCACGCCATCCTCTTCGATCAGCCGCCGGGCGAGGGCGAGGATCGGACTGACCTGGTCTTGGGTGGGGGCATGCAGCCAGGCGAGCCCCCCTGCAGGGCGGTCCGGGCGTGAGGTCGCCGGACCGGCTTCGCGCCGTTGGCCAAGATTATAGAGCCTGAGACCAAGCGACGCTGACATGGGTCAGTGTCCAACTTCCTCGGTCGCGGAGCCCGACTTTTCTTCGTCCCGCAGGCGGTGAAGATGGGCGATGAAGTAGCGCATATGGGCATTGTCCACGGTGCGCTGGGCTTCGGCTTTCCAGGCGGAAAAGGCGGTTTCATAGTTCGGGAACATCCCGACGATGTGGATCTTGGAGACATCGCGGAAAACGTTGGTCTGCGGGTCAACCAGTTCGCCCCCGAAGACAAGGTGCAGGCGTTGGGTCATGAGTGTCTCCATATCGTGGTGCGGTCGTGAGCGGGCCGTTTCGGGCGTCGGGACACTACCCCCTTTGGCCGGTGGGGGGAAGCGGCCAAGCAGCGGCTGTCGAGGGTCCGGCCAAGGTTCCAGTCGGGGTTGCGGGGCTTGCGCTGGTGGGGCGTTGTGGCAAGACTGCGCGCGTGGGGCCAGGGTGCGGCCCGGGTTTCAGGAGGTAGTGATGGATATCAATCAGTTTCTGGGCGGGAACGCAGTGTTCCTTGCCATCGCGGCATTTGTCATCATCTGCATCTTCCTTGGGGTCCGCATCGTTCCCCAAAGTGAAAAGCATGTGGTCGAGCGGTTTGGTCGCCTGCGGTCGGTGCTTGGGCCGGGGATCAACTTTGTCGTGCCGTTCCTTGACCGGATCGCCCACAAGGTTTCGGTGCTTGAACGCCAGTTGCCGACTGCCAGTCAGGATGCCATCACCGCCGACAACGTGCTGGTGAAGGTGGAAACCAGCGTGTTCTACCGGGTGACCGAACCGGAAAAGACCGTCTACCGCATCCGTGACGTCGATGGCGCTATTGCCACCACGGTTGCCGGGATCGTGCGGAGCGAGATCGGCAAGCTGGAACTGGACCAGGTGCAGTCGAACCGCGCCCAGTTGATCGAGCGGGTGCGCGAGCAGGTGACCGCCATGGTGGACGACTGGGGGGTGGAGGTGACGCGGGCCGAAATCCTTGACGTCAATCT from Tabrizicola piscis harbors:
- the lpxK gene encoding tetraacyldisaccharide 4'-kinase gives rise to the protein MTRAPGFWFTKPDSPAVAARLLAPLGWLYAAGTARRLHQPGYTPRIPVICVGNLVAGGAGKTPVTLALAERLLSHGHAVHIVSRGYGGSLAGPVQVRETHHKAAEVGDEPLLLSAFAPTWVAKDRAAGVQAAEAAGAQVVLLDDGFQNPSVKPSLGLVVVDAARGFGNGRCIPAGPLREPVQVGLARADLVVAIGGPGAQAQFADTWGRHITLPLVTGELHPLQTGMDWQGQRLLAFAGIADPNRFFTTLRDLGANLVRGEALADHAPLSETLLKRLEAEAMAAGAQLVTTEKDAARLPPHWRMRVLTLVVRLQIKDWTAMDAALARLGL
- a CDS encoding 3-deoxy-D-manno-octulosonic acid transferase — translated: MSASLGLRLYNLGQRREAGPATSRPDRPAGGLAWLHAPTQDQVSPILALARRLIEEDGVAVLMTCPLDLPPREGVIHQQPPVDAPVEARAFLDHWRPDIVVFAEGELHPAVVHEAAQRQIPLLLVNGRNPHFPRDRNAWYPGLMRSALSRFSRICAVDEASARAFRKAGAALSTVAVTGRMEDESAALPCLEAERAALARLLAARPVWFAAGLPASEVAAVIAAQRASLQQAHRLLLIVMPADPADAEPLAKRFEDEEGWVVARRMREEEPDAAVEVFVADNPAEYGLWYRLSPLTFLGGSLSGTGPIRNPMEPAALGSAILHGTRTGQFGPIFGRLGAARATRAVASANDLADSLGDLLAPDRAARLAQAAWAVASDGAEVTERLLVQIRAMMDAAP
- a CDS encoding DUF4170 domain-containing protein gives rise to the protein MTQRLHLVFGGELVDPQTNVFRDVSKIHIVGMFPNYETAFSAWKAEAQRTVDNAHMRYFIAHLHRLRDEEKSGSATEEVGH
- a CDS encoding SPFH domain-containing protein, whose product is MDINQFLGGNAVFLAIAAFVIICIFLGVRIVPQSEKHVVERFGRLRSVLGPGINFVVPFLDRIAHKVSVLERQLPTASQDAITADNVLVKVETSVFYRVTEPEKTVYRIRDVDGAIATTVAGIVRSEIGKLELDQVQSNRAQLIERVREQVTAMVDDWGVEVTRAEILDVNLDEQTRAAMLQQLNAERARRAQVMEAEGKKRSVELAADADLYAAEQAAKARRVTADAEAYATGVIAGAIKENGLEAAQFQVALKQVEALQAVAVGQGKQTILIPANALDAFGDAFKMLKGRG